The Sulfurospirillum sp. UCH001 genome segment AAAAAGCCTCTAATTCGGATCAAATGGTCTTTCTTGCTCCCAATATTCTCATTGCAAATTGGGTACGAACAAAATACTCTGATAAAATCGCTCATCTCTTTGAACTGAAAACAGGTAAAAAACCTGAAGTAAAAATTGTTCTCAAAGAGCATCTTAAAACGACTAAAACGAAATCAACTCCTACTGAGATGATTGATGCTATTAAAAGCACAAAAAACACTATTTTAAACCCATCCTACACATTTGACAGCTTTGTTGTAGGAAGTTCAAACCAATACGCTTATACGGCTGCTAAATCTATTGCTGAAAAACCAGGCTTGATGTACAATCCAGTCTTTATTTATGGGCCAACAGGACTTGGTAAAACACACCTTATTCATGCTATTGGTAACTATGTACAAACCAAAGGTAAAATTGTTATTTATGCCACCATTGAACAATTTATGAATGACTTTACGTATAACCTTCGAAACCAATCAATGGATAGATTTAGAGAAAAATACCGTAATTGTGATGTTCTACTGATTGATGATACTCAATTTTTATCCAATAAAATTCAAACACAAGAAGAATTTTTCCATACGTTTAACGAACTTCACTCTGCAGGAAAACAGATTGTTTTAACCTCAGATAAGCCGCCAAAAATGATCAATGGGCTTGAAGATCGTCTTAAAAGTCGCTTTGAATGGGGTTTGATTGCTGATATCGGCTTACCAGAACTTGAAACTAAAATTGCTATTATTAAAAAGAAATGTGAACTTGATGGTATCAATTTAGGCAGCGATATTGTCAATTACATTGCGGCTAATATGGGTGATAATATCCGTGAAATTGAAAGCGCCATCATTAATCTTAATGCCTATGCATCACTTATGCGTCAAGAAATTACTCTTGATTTTGCTAAAAACGTTATGCGTGAACAGATTAAAGAGCGTCGTGAAAATATTAGCCTTGAAGATATTATTCAAATCATTGCAAAAGATCTAAATATTAAACCAAGTGAGATTAAATCAACAAAACGTAGCAAAAACATTGTTGAAGCAAGACGTATTGGTATCTATTTGGCAAGAACACTCACACCAAATTCTATGCCTTCACTTGCAACGTACTTTGGAATGAAAGATCATACAGCCGTTTCACATAATATTAAAAAAATTAATGAGCTTATTGAAACCAATGAGTCCTTTAAACTCAAAGTTGAAGATTTAAAAAATAAAATTTTAACCAAACAAATGTAAAAAGTTTTGATGATAAACGTGATGAGATGTGAAAAACTCATATCAAATCTTTCACGCGAATCGTCCCTATTTTGAGGTATAATGTTGATGTTTTCACGAATTCATCTCATTCTACTACTTCATCTATTTTAATTAAAATAATAAAAAGGAGACTCTATGAAAGTTTCAATTAAAAAAAGCATTTTAGAAAACATGTTACTCAACATTCAACCTTATTTAGAAAAAAAAGATTTGAGTCAAATTACATCACATGTTTTACTGATAACAAAAGACGGTCAATTTACGCTTAAAGCAACTGATTATGAAATTGGTCTTTCTTACCATACTCCTGAAATTAAAATTACCACAGAAGGCGATGCAACAGCTAATGGTAAAAAGCTCTTAGATATTATCAAAAGTTTAAAAGATGATGAAGTTGTTTTAGAAACAATCAATGATTACCTCTATATCAAACAAAACAGCTCCAAATTTAAGCTTCCAATGCTTAATCCAATGGATTTCCCATTATTTCCAGAAATTGCAAATAAACCCAAATTTGACATCAATAGCAACACATTAGTTCGTTCTATTAAAAAAATAGCACCTGCTATTGATAGTAACAATCCAAAATTCGAACTTAATGGTTCTTTGATCGATATAAAAGATAATAGTATTAATTTGGTTGCAACTGATACTAAACGTCTTGCTATTATGCAAATTGAACAACCAACAGAACATAACTTTACATTGATTATTCCTAAAAAAGCAATCAGTGAAATTCAAAAACTTTTTTTTGATAACATTGAAATTTTTTACGATGAAAATACTCTTATTGCAAGTTCAGCACATTTTACATTTTATACAAAACTCATTAATGGTAAATTTCCTGATTATGCACGCATTATTCCAAAAAATAAAAATTATCGAATTCTGCTCAATCGTGAATCTATGGTTGATGCTATTAAACAGATCTCAATTATCTCTCCTGAAATCAAGATCACCTTTAAACCTGAAAAAGTTGTTTTTGAGAGTTTAAATGACGATAACATTGAAGCAAAGACAGAGATCGATTTTAAAACAGGTTTAGATAATGACATTTATTTAGCAGTTAATAGTCGGTATATTTTGGATTTTCTATCCAATATTGAAAATAGCAATTTTACATTAGGGTTTAATGATAGTGGTCTTCCTTTCACATTAGAAAGCGATAATTTTATGACTATTGTTATGCCTATTATGATTTAATACAGAAGATAATAAAGAAGCGGAGAAACTATGAGCAATTACGGTGCAGATAATATTAAAGTTTTAAAGGGCCTTGAAGCGGTAAGAAAACGACCTGGTATGTATATTGGTGATACGAACATTAACGGTCTTCACCATTTGATTTATGAAGTCGTCGATAACTCTATTGATGAGGCAATGGCTGGCTATTGTGATCTCATTAAAGTAGAACTTACACGTGAAGGCTCATGTATTGTAACCGATAATGGTCGTGGTATTCCTGTTGGTTGGCATGAGGGTGAAAATATGTCAGCAGCAACTGTTGTTCTTACGGTACTTCATGCAGGTGGAAAGTTTGATAAAGATACCTATAAAGTGTCAGGTGGTTTACACGGTGTTGGTGTTTCTGTTGTAAATGCACTTTCATCAAAACTTGTTGCAACCATCAAACGTGAGGGAAATGAACATCGTCAAGAGTTTGCATGCGGTATTCCTCAAACACCACTGGATATTGTTAAAACAACCAATCGTACGGGTACAACGATTGAATTCTGGCCTGATGGTACTATTTTTGAAACAACAGAATTTCAATTTGAAATCTTAGCAACACGTTTTCGTGAACTTGCATACCTCAATCCAAAAATAACGATTGAACTCAAAGATCAAAGAGATGGACGTGCTGAAGTGTACCACTTTGAAGGTGGTATTAAACAGTTTGTTCTAGATCTTAATAAAAAAGAAAAAGTAGCAGAAGCTGTTCATTATACAGCAAGCGTTGAAGATGTTGAAGTTGATGTTGCAATGATGTACAACTCAACGTACAGTGAGATTGTTTATTCGTTTGTTAACAATATTAAAACCATTGATGGTGGAACTCATGAAAGTGGTTTTAGAGCTGGTCTTACACGTGCCATTACGAACTATATCTCTTTAAATGCTGGTATTCGTGAAAAAGACGTCAAAATTACAGGTGATGACGTTCGTGAAGGTTTGATTGCAATTGTGAGTGTAAAAGTTCCTGAGCCTCAATTTGAAGGACAAACAAAGGGTAAACTCGGAAGTTCTTATGTTAAACCAATTGTACAAAAATTGGTGTATGAACAACTGGTTAAATACTTTGAAGAAAACCCAATCGAAGCGAAAGCAATTATGAACAAAGCCCTTGCTGCAGCAAGAGGTCGTGAAGCGGCTAAAAATGCTCGTGATTTAACTCGTAGAAAAGATGCTATGAGCATTGGAACACTTCCTGGAAAATTAGCGGATTGTCAAAGTAAAGATCCTTCTGCATGTGAACTTTACCTTGTAGAGGGCGATAGTGCGGGAGGTTCTGCAAAACAAGGACGTGATAGGGTTTTCCAAGCAATTTTACCACTCAAAGGTAAAATTCTTAACGTTGAAAAAAGTCGTTTAGATAAGATTTTAAAATCGGATGAAATTAAAAATATGATCACAGCTTTAGGATGTGGTATTGGTGATGAATTCAATGAAGAAAAACTTCGTTATCATAAGCTAATCATCATGACCGATGCGGACGTTGATGGTAGTCACATTCAAACACTGCTTTTAACATTTTTATTCCGTTTTTTACGTCCTGTCGTCGACAATGGTTATGTCTATTTAGCACAACCACCACTTTACCGTTATAAAAAAGGTAAAAAAGAGATTTATCTTAAAGATGATCATGAAATGAATGCCTTTTTAATTGAATCTGGTATGGATAGCATTGATATCGAGGGTATTGGTACAAATGACTTGGTTGATTTCTTCAAAATCATTTCTGCGTATAGAGGTATTTTAAAAGAGCTTGAAAAACGTTTTTCTATGATTGAAGTCATTCGTTATTTGATTGAAAATCCAGATCTTATTACACTTCCTTCAGCAGAACTCTTTAAAGAGATTGAAAAGTTTATAACAGCGCTTGGTTACAATATTCTGAATCATTACATCAATGATGATAGTGTTCATCTTTTCATTCAAACCAACGATGGGTTAGAAGAGTTGCTTTTAGATGAATCATTCTATACAAACCCACTTTATGAAGAGGCACGTTATATTTATACCAAAATTGTTGAGCGCGATTTTGATGTTTTTGATGGACGTGATCCTGTTGAAGTTCTTGATGAAATTGAAAAAAATGCTAAGAAAGGTGCTTATATTCAGCGCTATAAAGGTCTTGGTGAGATGAACCCAGAACAATTATGGGAAACAACCATGAATCCTGAAAATAGACGTTTATTGCAGGTTAAAGTTGAAGATGCAGAAGCAGCAAGTGAAACATTTACCCTCTTTATGGGCGATGAAGTTGAACCTCGCCGTCAGTACATTCAAGACCATGCAAAAGATGTAAAACACTTGGACGTTTAATGCTCTATTCTGAGATAAAGGAGAGAGAAAATCGATTTAAAATAGCTCTTAAAATCGC includes the following:
- the dnaN gene encoding DNA polymerase III subunit beta; the encoded protein is MKVSIKKSILENMLLNIQPYLEKKDLSQITSHVLLITKDGQFTLKATDYEIGLSYHTPEIKITTEGDATANGKKLLDIIKSLKDDEVVLETINDYLYIKQNSSKFKLPMLNPMDFPLFPEIANKPKFDINSNTLVRSIKKIAPAIDSNNPKFELNGSLIDIKDNSINLVATDTKRLAIMQIEQPTEHNFTLIIPKKAISEIQKLFFDNIEIFYDENTLIASSAHFTFYTKLINGKFPDYARIIPKNKNYRILLNRESMVDAIKQISIISPEIKITFKPEKVVFESLNDDNIEAKTEIDFKTGLDNDIYLAVNSRYILDFLSNIENSNFTLGFNDSGLPFTLESDNFMTIVMPIMI
- the gyrB gene encoding DNA topoisomerase (ATP-hydrolyzing) subunit B, which translates into the protein MSNYGADNIKVLKGLEAVRKRPGMYIGDTNINGLHHLIYEVVDNSIDEAMAGYCDLIKVELTREGSCIVTDNGRGIPVGWHEGENMSAATVVLTVLHAGGKFDKDTYKVSGGLHGVGVSVVNALSSKLVATIKREGNEHRQEFACGIPQTPLDIVKTTNRTGTTIEFWPDGTIFETTEFQFEILATRFRELAYLNPKITIELKDQRDGRAEVYHFEGGIKQFVLDLNKKEKVAEAVHYTASVEDVEVDVAMMYNSTYSEIVYSFVNNIKTIDGGTHESGFRAGLTRAITNYISLNAGIREKDVKITGDDVREGLIAIVSVKVPEPQFEGQTKGKLGSSYVKPIVQKLVYEQLVKYFEENPIEAKAIMNKALAAARGREAAKNARDLTRRKDAMSIGTLPGKLADCQSKDPSACELYLVEGDSAGGSAKQGRDRVFQAILPLKGKILNVEKSRLDKILKSDEIKNMITALGCGIGDEFNEEKLRYHKLIIMTDADVDGSHIQTLLLTFLFRFLRPVVDNGYVYLAQPPLYRYKKGKKEIYLKDDHEMNAFLIESGMDSIDIEGIGTNDLVDFFKIISAYRGILKELEKRFSMIEVIRYLIENPDLITLPSAELFKEIEKFITALGYNILNHYINDDSVHLFIQTNDGLEELLLDESFYTNPLYEEARYIYTKIVERDFDVFDGRDPVEVLDEIEKNAKKGAYIQRYKGLGEMNPEQLWETTMNPENRRLLQVKVEDAEAASETFTLFMGDEVEPRRQYIQDHAKDVKHLDV
- the dnaA gene encoding chromosomal replication initiator protein DnaA — translated: MLADTVIELLKEEISSLEYDRYIKQLKFHEKASNSDQMVFLAPNILIANWVRTKYSDKIAHLFELKTGKKPEVKIVLKEHLKTTKTKSTPTEMIDAIKSTKNTILNPSYTFDSFVVGSSNQYAYTAAKSIAEKPGLMYNPVFIYGPTGLGKTHLIHAIGNYVQTKGKIVIYATIEQFMNDFTYNLRNQSMDRFREKYRNCDVLLIDDTQFLSNKIQTQEEFFHTFNELHSAGKQIVLTSDKPPKMINGLEDRLKSRFEWGLIADIGLPELETKIAIIKKKCELDGINLGSDIVNYIAANMGDNIREIESAIINLNAYASLMRQEITLDFAKNVMREQIKERRENISLEDIIQIIAKDLNIKPSEIKSTKRSKNIVEARRIGIYLARTLTPNSMPSLATYFGMKDHTAVSHNIKKINELIETNESFKLKVEDLKNKILTKQM